cactaaagagCTCATGGAtataatttgttccctgctgtatagtttctaatgacatatttggactggaccttagtttccTTTACATGCATCTaagcgtacactagtgttcttgcaatgagacctcatcgaaatgtgaccctgactgccagaatcaaacctttgacctcgagctcagcaccgcaacgccataggcactcagctaccatagtggcttgctgaatcggtgatttccaacagctctccgtagagatacattcatgaagcaggagtaaatcgttaagttaataaaaatctattgctgatataaaatgcaaactgtggcagctttctttagaaggacacaatgcagagaacttgtgaataaattctttttgttggaagagttggcacatcgtgaatgataaatagcagtgcaaacaagtgggacacagtacaggaaaaggggtgcaatgatgttatgtatatactgtatttacctcattttaacctacagttttgttttctagataatagagtttgaaaattgcattgcaattggatatgtaatgaaaaccacatttgcagcaagtatagtgtacctgttgtcgaattgcctcattgcactaacattttttttcttgtgctacaagcccatgaaacaaactcctaaactatccagtttcatgcaatggttccaagcattttctagagcactagcaattacttaagaatgtaaacccacaAACCCTGTGGCCCCTGTAACTTTTTATTCCACTACtttgatttttctgtgctttgttttatctgctactatgctacattatgtaagagaatttatgctcgtcagattgaataagtgaaataccctattGACTTATGTAATGGACgcgctcgcataatgaacgcacccccaactttcgtcgtcaaaatttcaattttttttataccgtgtaataaacgcaccctgaacttgctgccatgaagtaggagagacacagtacgattcggcgtccgatatggcattcagtgggtacgattgtatcagatGCCGAATTGtacgtgtctcctacttttattgcggtagcaatcatatggacactccaggtgcatttttgaagtcggcgccaacgaTCGTGGCTTTATGCCGCGTTGGGGGGAAGAAAGCGGGTAAGAAACGCGCCGTAAttcgtcgtgtgcatggcgccgttgggaggggaggaaggcggcacagcaactgcaaattgcacggccgggcgtgccctatcttgaaaacgatctgcaccagaggctgagtctaggtgcgacggtgGCTTATACTTTTGTGcgtactccgttatcgccgctcagtttgcacTGAAGCGATACACGacatgaaggtcacttcgttcgctgttgctgcagcgcttcctcacaccagcatctcgacagtgagtgtccgcggtcatcgagtgcgattggttcatgtttgcctttgcgcgctgacaccatgctggttaaattacttcgGAAGCTTATACGGGcaatagaactactatccttactttgtatagctctctgcgcatttgctatcgcaatcgatggttcgcctttcggacgaaactgcggctttctttAGAGGTGGTCGCGGAAAAACAAATCGTTAAAacttttaccctgcataataaacgcaccccccaactttcgcatattttctaggaaaaaaaagggcgttcattatgcgagtaaatacggtattgtaatgggggtACTCTATTTTCCATGCCTtaatgacaagggttgggaaagtcggtcaaattgcgaacagctcgaaccattgcattgaacattcatggcaaaaacagatgctggccatagagagaacatggcccccgtgaaggggaaatagcattgtttaatgttttttcaccttggttgccatccgttttgttttttgacaggctttttcccacccagtttaaacccacaatgaatgtaatgcagaccaaaatagtgttgttgaaggggttatatgttctgccttccccatgaagccttgttcactgacatagtcgTTGGCCATATGTCTGTTGTAGCTGAATGAAATCAGtaatagtcagtgaacaaggcttctgtgtagaagccaaaacatcctttcgacaagcaagtcgaagcaagtgtcaaaccttccgacgtcttacgtggttgccttctgtgccattatgttatgagagggagaaagctgtacgaaacctggctgtagaaaaactagtataaattatgtatttagtgcactctggggtttgccagtatatttctggggttttagcgTCCGGCACCTCTtcgtaaagggacagacaactgctcagaacatgaattgagaaaaccgcttgtggaaaaatgacctatcctactggttaaaataagccatgtttttctcattaaatgtggatttatatttttaattcttccccaaaagttgcgaaaaatgacccttggTGCCCCaaatggcaaaaacatgaagatgcataagtggcccGAAGAGGAGGGAAACCtggaacaacttggtattgattcatggtaaataaggaacagcgcactgaaaacatagacgaagggagacttgacacaccacaagtgctgactttcaactggaaaacttattgaataaatgagtttatgaacacttgaactgtgcatgcacgtgcaaggcagtgaacaattcatgacatgcactcCTGGTGATACTAAACACGAATCAATTTAAAAAAAACCATCACACTGCTCgactgtcaacgatttgcgtggtctaaaaaggaaatttctctttcttggaagactattgtaggctgactaatgcaacctggtcttgctttctgtattttataggcctcgcaaatttcatgagtcaattggtcGGTGTGGCGAAAACGAATCtcggtctgagagaattctgcagtgcacccgaattgccaaatgcgtggcgcaaacagtgcattttggtgctccctgataCGCACGTTTACAAaccgccctgattgtcccacgAACACTCGGCaacaggtgagggggatgctgtacacgattgcagtggcgcaaggcacacgcatattagtgtgccttacagggcagacatttttttgcatttgcacctCTCTCCACACATTTTATAACTGCTGCgcagatgctacccactttctggctgaaaaaaaaacaaatctatgccatgccacgatcgcCCCCCTCCCTGCACCcctttttttgtttcaacctgtgcgaacacTAGTGTGCATAGCATGCTTCAGTTCTTGCacgaactttccacaagacagcatgctattggcctcttgtggaaagcttgtgcgaagagtaaagtttggagagtaaagatgcggcaccaagaagcaagccattagccatacatccactagAGTTTGCACAGGTTGAAGGGAGGGGGTCGgggtcgtggcatggcatagatttgttttgttcttttcagccagaaagaaagtaggtagcgtcggccctgtaaggcacactaacatgtgtgtgccttgcgccactgcaatcgtgtacagcatccccctcacctgtggccgagtgtacgtaggacaatcggggcagtgtgtaaacgtgggcctcagggagcaccaaaatgcactgtttgcgccttgcatttcgcaatgcattgccatgactgtgggtgcactgcagaattctctcggaccgagatactttttcgccacacagaccaattgacgcatgaaatttgcgaggcctatagaatacagaaagcaggaccaggtaggttgcattagtcagcctgcaatagtcttccaagaaaaaatttcctttttagaccacgcaaatcgttgacagcggagcagcgcgatggtttttatttttgttaattcattactgtttagtatcacctgatctaaccacgagtgcatgccataaattgttcactgccttccaggtgtatgtgcagttcaactgttcataAATTCGTTCATTCAACaaacttaccagttgaaagtccgcacttgtggtgtgtctacgtctccctacgctttcagggcactgttccttatttaccatgaataagaggcctatcacatggctttctattattgtatggggTTGATGGTATTCTTaatagtattgaaatgcagtccacattttctgttatttttttaccttgcaataggctgataagccttcgtttgtggTGAAAGTGGccctgcctttgtttttgatgagttggcttggtaagtctatcgacagaataataacgggcgccaggcagccatgatgtaggcgtATACTTGGGGggaaaacgctgtacaaatgtaagaaggtctgtacgacaatgcaagCTTGTTGTACCAGCTTTATGTTTTCAAAAgcggttgaaaaggccaaaatgtgagcagttaactgcagttcccctcatcctgtgaaagcagaatgatgggctgctttcacaatttgcgaagctgcaggtgcaaacattgctgagggttagcttttggttaccacaaaactaggtctttaaaaactggttgtcagtccctttaacgcaaaatgtgaaggtctgaagataccatgtcggtatgcctttaagctgttttgtgccacacatACGTTGATCTGACTTTCCTGCACGCTAATGTCACATCCactaattatgcattgggaatttgcatgggagtagaattggtgcgcttacaaatgatagtgaaagcttggagaggtagttactatgaaacatagttactgtgctaagggttatgaaacacaaacatgaaatgcaccgaacagacaagacctgatgcatttcgtgtttgtgtttcttccagtaacgcttagttgttgtagagcacatttacGATTAAATGGCATTGCAtcacaaacctcttccagcaaaaatgttttgctttgcactcagctaaaaattcacttcacttggcaatcaattatattctggtagtattgggtagatttttcaacttgaaaacattgccacatacaatgctcatttccaaatctgtggcaatttttgtcttttgcagcgcaagcacctcctgcaaataggagggaagtcattGCGCAAGGTGGCatcgaatgccatgaaggctCTAATGGCGCTTctcgtccaagtgctttacagctttcatagcaggaaggggaagagggcattcatcaatttgaagttatgccggatagtcacaggtaaagcttccttagtcatccttttgcattgttgaagtattttgtatacagccgaactcctctacagcgaaatggcttgcataacaagagaTTGTCCTTGCCAAAATCCTGTGTTTCATATgaattgtcaacttctacaaTGAAGAAATTTAGGCgcccctgttggctgatttcattttttactatgaaagccacatactcagccaccactgcccttgcagaaattgcgaaagtgtgctctacactagcaccaatggcagcttaggtgaattgcttgacgagcatgccgatgaattgcatcataccaggcagcttacacgtttagcatcagcgggtgagacagttgaatatgtctcggttagtaaagacatggtgtgatcatcactgatgacgttaacgctatgttagggtggaaaaacaggaATGTTAACGAAGGCAACGGGGATGAAGAttctgtaaatggatcaagaattttcatggtggggaaggcgatagcagcatttaattatccacaggaatactttgcgtatcctgcatttcgccaCTGAGCATGCTctgaacctcgattcaataacgttggctgcggttgcaaattctgtcagataaaatgtgtgctaaagacttagcaacttatttcactcagtctcttgagttcatgttaaggttttcttttgttgaatgtgtttgcctgctctattgtgggtgatctttacTCTGCATGTTGTATGGACTAATTGTGATCTTTGTATggttgtgtgcagatgtcatctgtgcgaaaggggggggggcgacctgacagaagcacaggacttcattaagaggtggttgccagggtctgtggacaggggtggtggcaggaagaggcgtttcgcaGAAACGCTTGCAGCAGAgaagcccgatgatccctccctttggggcaggaatcattgccagcccactgctgccctctccctgccccaccctagCCCTCAGGTCCCTGGCCATGCGACtgtcggcccctcctgtccggctgctgctgcctctgctccttcccctgctgcagcccctgctcctgcagtccctgtcgcccctgcccctcctcctgctgctaCCCCTGGAGCTTagcacccctactgatgcctgcatcagttcaagaattgCATTCTAAATAGTattctaaataaattatattttcatttatgctttgcgtgtgtctgcaggaagtttccttcccgcacttatttccTTCACGTTTCcttcgctactaattgtataCGCAGTAAGCTAGCATATAAGCAACAGAATGGCcgagtacaggctatgcttgaaacacattggatgcaaaatggctgagcactggataatctggaaacgcgttggatacagaatggctgagcactggatattctggaaacgcgttggatacaagatggctgagcactggctattctggaaacgcgttggatacaaaatggctgagcactggatatgctggaaacgcgttggatacaagatggctgagcactggcTATTCTGGAAACGtgttggatacaaaatggctgagcactggatatgctggaaacgcgttggatacaaaatggctgagcactgtaTTCTTAAAAATACactggatacagaatggctgaacactggctctatgctcgaactacattggatactacaatggcaaactgtacggccaatcttggctcgaagagtgggtgaaccttggatcgggttgcactttgccatgatgcctggattgggccaaagttcgtaccaatttctgcgagcattggaccatgcttggcccagtgctgtcgtGCTGCCTGGGGTGTGGATGCTGTAAGTGACGGTCGcggtacgtcccagggatggttggtcgcaatcaaacgacgagcgaaaattctgaagaagcgcgaggacttgctggcggtacggaggtggcagatcggcgtccaaggcagattcaagaacgtctgatgacgacgacaatgatgctgatgatgatgatgtgcacaGAAATGGAGAAGTGacggcgtcgagctcataacaggccatgtcgtcggaagtatcgagaatgtgaagcgtgtcaaggggctgaacacgaccaagggattcgccacgcagtaaggtcacaggggattgaagcgggttacacacaagcatagtggataatccagatacagtgtttaggacggcaaatggtagaggtagagccttgcgacgtataaaaataggcgacggtgtaaaaagcaccatagcgtctggcgcggcgatgcaagatacgggcacaagaaccgacatctcgggtggtatgttcgtatcggagacaacggtgagcttggcggctttactttcagaagggtcaggcagcgaggcttcggaaagcgcgaaaagcgccacttcggcccgagcacagtcgatgatgacacgatggtgagacaagaagtcccagccgaaaatgatgtcatgtgaacatgaaggaagcacgaaaaattcaacaacataaacaacgttggcaatgagcactcttgcggtacattgagcaagcggagctatatgctgcgcactcgcggtacgcagtagcaaaccagacaacggcgtggtgaccttgcggagcttacgacaaagcttttcgtccataacagaaaccgcagccccagtatcaataagcgcaattgtggcggttccttcgaccaaaacgtccagtaaattgcgtggcgactgtgcaggccttgtagaagtcgcgaaggtGGCAGTttgtgcctgcagaactgcagcaactagtttccctcgctaggtgactggcgacataagggggaaagcgagcgacgacgtggtgacggagaacgatggttgccgaaagggcgtcgagaagacggcggatactccgggtcgggatgcatggaatggccggtagcatcgtgggaatatccatagccaggcgttgagacagcagggttagtaggtggcatgcgacgatggcagaagcgcgcgacatggccggcgaaactgCAAGCAAAACATATGGGTTGGTTGTCGCgcgtgcgccaagggttctgaacttggcttcgaggcggaatatttggcactgcttgaggtcgcactgtcgcaggaaatgcgaatgtcggcggcgcaggtcgcgctgcgacagcggcataggtcagaggtgccgccacgggaggacatggttgagccaaaggtagcgagtcggcaagttccgcGCGAATGGCTCTcttaatgggagcagccagagatgtgtcaggctgtaggggtcgatcgctgagaggcagcatagacagttggcgcgccatctcctcacgaataaaattcttaatctgaacggagagtgaggattctggcgaggagttggagggaagcgtgaggcccgagagagagtggccgggtggAACAGcactgcgcgcaaggaccctctggcgacgcagctcatcgaagctctggcaaagagtgacgacagctgctacagatgaagggtttcgcgtgagaagcatttgaaatgcgtcgtcctcgatgcccttgaggatgtgcttcaccttgtcttcttcactcatggtagaatcgacgcgggcgcaaataccgacgacatcctctatgtagctggtgtacgtctcgccgggctgttgagcgcgctggcgtagacgctgttcagcacggagctttcttaaggctgggcggccgaagatttccgtgAATGCTGctttgaaagcggaccaggtttggagttcccgctcatgattgtggaaccagaggttcgcaacgtcagcaagatagaagatgacggaacgtaacttcgtcgggtcatcccacttgttgttctcactgacgcgctcataggtagagagccaagcttccacgtcagtctcaccggctccgcgaaagacggggggggggggggtcccgctgccgctagacggcgccgcaaatgatgggcgcggcggacgctgcaggcggattgtcggtaggctcgagcattgtagcggctgaagcagtcggcaacgttcggctgcgaagttccagggtgaggtcgtggattgcagcaccttccaccaaatgtgatatgacaatttattagacgtctcacgcaatcgaggcagtccacgaacgctgatggtgcgcacagcgacagacgcaggagcacttcttcctcttcttcactacaataataataataataataataataataataataataataataataataataataataataataataataatattgcacTCGCTCTCCTTAATAGCGATCCCAATAGACAAATATTAGGTACTCCGAGAACTGGGGACATTTACAATTGAACGTCTAGAACAACTATTCAAAGAAGTTTGCCCATAGCTTCGGGCAAAAAAGTATTATGTAAACTGGGCCGGGATAGTTTGTAGTGATTCTTCTGCAATGCCATCCCTTTTCGCGCTTAGCGGTACGAGCGCCACTCATCAGGACTGGCCAATCTTTGATAATGTCAAGTCATTAGTTTGCATGAATTTTGCGACAGTGCTATTCACAGTTGATTAAATTAAGCGAGAATACTATGTATAGCAGTTTTGTCCTCTGTAGTAATCTCTGTGGATTCAGTTGACAAAAATATGGTATGGTTTGTCAGGGTGAGTTAGAGACTAGCAAATTTAATGCATCAGGTTCTTTTTGGAGTGGACGTAGAAATAAAATTATTTATTCAATGAGATGTATTAATATAGGAGCTGCTCGAGAACTCGATTGGTTCATTGACAACAAAATGTTTATTACTAAATCGAAGACTAACATGATATGTTTTCACAGCCCATATAAAGTAGTAGCTGATATTTCCCCTGAATATCTCGGCACCAGTGCCTGCCTCGCATGCTGATGTGCTTCAGTAACTCTGGTAAAAAACACAAAATACCTGGCTTTACACTTCGACGGCACGCTGTCATGGAACGTCCACATTGAAAAGCTCGCAAGGCACTTACGTACTGTGTGCACTCATTTGTATGCCCTAAAATCTTTCTGCGATGCAAATGTTTGTAAAATGGTTTACAAAGAGCTTGGTCAATCGATCATAAGGTACGGAATAACATTTTAGGGCTTTGCTTCTTCTAGTACACGTAAGATAATTAACCCCATTCTAAAAAAATTCCCTTCTATAGCCTCTCATATGGCACACTTGGTCATGGGGAACATGTCTTGCTGAGCATGTACCAGTCGGACGTGCTGTTCGTCGAGCAACAAGTTCTGTTTGACGCCATGTGTAAGAGTTGTTTTTCTACTAATTTCAAAAACTTGAACGTGAAATCTTGCAGCTTATCTCTGATAAAAAAACATGTGGTACCTCGCGTTTACACGAGATACCCCATAGTAATTTCAATCGTTCAATAATTTTCAATAATTCTGATTCAATAGTTCTGATTTCAATAATTTGAATCAGAATGAGATCGCAGGATAATTTAAACACTTAAAATCATTTATGTCATGTCCATATGTGTTAAACTTTTTCTTAGGATTTTGAAGCTTGTATACAAGGATGGAGCACATTCAGAAGCCTTTATACTATGTACCATTTTTTACCTATCCGAACCTGTTTTGTGCCAACCTGTTTTTAAAGTTACGTTTAATATCAATGCATGTTTTTTAAGTCATAATAGGTGCATGCTTTTTCAGGGCCCAATTTTTTGCTGTTGATGTAATATtagttttttagatgcgaagcagcttatggcggggctttgtccgtccctcctgcgacgtcccacacccccacagcgcatgcgcgtcccccccctctctcttctcctacgctccaccctttctctcctctagaaatcctctactgtacggagcggcgacCGCCTGCCACACTCCCACAGCGCatgtgcgtcccctccccctctctctcctctcctacgctcccccttttctctcctctaggaatccggagcggcgcgcacgagaggtggtgcgacagctgcatactccgctgggggcgccacggtagttccgcggtatgaaaaagacacagcgcgcgcctcattctctctcctgtgcagcgccgcgatgagcactcgggccgctACCGGGAAACCATCTCCCGCCGAAGCTACTCCCCACTGCTTTGTATCCCCagatggttccctttagcgggagatggagtaattttagATGctgagcatcttatagcggcggcctgtcccacggcgtcgttggcgtcggcgtccttCCGCACCGCTCCTCATTCtatccacgccagctgtgcgataacgcctctctcctctccccctctccatgtcatctgttcgataacgcgcttctcgcTCCGTGTCTTCGTCCGCCACCTGTGCGagagcgcgcgcatgcgcgcctctctctctcctcctcctctccgcgccagctgcttatataaacccggtgcatgcgccgctgcctcagttgctgcttcggtttagtcacgctgcgccgtccgatgcgctgaatggacgccaacgaatctgtcaacaaactgtctggcacatcttcaaacagcagcaaccagttcattaacagaaccgcgagcacctctgaagagaAGGCTGCTCAGAGAAGAGCTCGcagcgcag
The DNA window shown above is from Dermacentor silvarum isolate Dsil-2018 chromosome 1, BIME_Dsil_1.4, whole genome shotgun sequence and carries:
- the LOC125942624 gene encoding polyketide biosynthesis protein ThaF-like isoform X2; amino-acid sequence: MPDSHRCHLCERGGGDLTEAQDFIKRWLPGSVDRGGGRKRRFAETLAAEKPDDPSLWGRNHCQPTAALSLPHPSPQVPGHATVGPSCPAAAASAPSPAAAPAPAVPVAPAPPPAATPGA